The Manduca sexta isolate Smith_Timp_Sample1 chromosome 9, JHU_Msex_v1.0, whole genome shotgun sequence genome segment TCGATGTAATAGAAACGGATATGCGCCGGAGAAAATATACACATTtaggtaaattaaaaacatccacATAAAATCTTactataaaatctttattagataaattattaacacgtttttttttcttgactATAACGACATAGAACTCTTAAATGTGACTTGTTTACAGACCATTTCAGTCAGAGTGATTTGAGATTTCGATTTCTTCTGAATCGGAACTCCTGACGTCACCTTCAACCTAAAACATCGAAACAATTTAATCCATACACGTACGAAAAGGTCCACTATTAATACAAGCAACCACTTATTTAAAAGGAAAACCTGtggactttttttaaatatttttttcgttaaaatttaaattaaacctcGGACCTCGATCCGTTTTTCGTAGGCAcctaatttttacttttttttaagcGTTGTTAGTAGTAAAATATTCGCATGCAATTTCCCCCCACCTTTGCCTAACTAACTACTCATAATAAAAGTTATGGTATTAGCTATTAAATTTAACTCAATACCAAGCCACTTAAGAATttcgggattttttttttaaaagtggtattgcaaatattttgctCCTGGTTGCGGAAACTTTAAAACTCTGCATCGGACATAAGTACACAAGCTACACCGGAACTTCTCTTTTCGGTAAGGACTTTCATGCGAACTATGGACGTAGCTTATTACGTCACGGGGGAGTAGGGGGAAGGAGGGAGAGCCCAAAAAAAAGGTCACAtagatttcaaataattgataaataatatttttataggtcaTGACTCAtctacgtagtacatatatatcgatgatataCATAGGTCATTATATAGGTATGGTTTTGTATCATATGCCTCAACATCCTGGCGGGCAAATGCCCCGCCAACTACTAACGCCTAGCACACAAGCGCATCCGCAAGCAAACTTACTTCCTTCAATATAATCTAATAACAACCGTAAATATTGTCTTACGTTTATGTTTCTTACCTCGCCCGCTCTTACAGCTTTATATGctatttgtaatatataccAAGTCCATATAAGGTGGAGGCCAAATAACATCCATAACATTGCTTTCAACACATAATACATGGTGGCTGTTTTAGCATATTCCGAAGAACTGAAAGAAGAGAGAACGTAATATCATATGGATTTCAAGCTTTTTCTCagctataaaatttaacataattatgttttatataaaaattggtttgtatagatataaaaaataatgagtcAAATAGATACTTTGCCAAACCGGTTTTCTTGCGGGTAAAGCTTAGCTTGGCTACAGTAAAGCCAGGAGAAACCGTTGCTTTTGCTTTCTTCCTTTCTTCTTAGACCTTTTTTCTTAGTTCATTAGTCTTATTTTGGTCTTAGCAAATTCTAATTACGATTCTGCTTAGTGATTCTATTTCTAGATACGTAAGTAAGTAATTTCTAATTAAACactatagaaatataaaagttaagCACGTTCGAATCAATACTCACATTGCAATAACATAGTTTGGATAAAAAATGATCCTCGTCCCAATCCAAACTGTTATGAACACTACAAACGTGCAATTGCATGCGTTTTGATATTTGGCGTACTTTAACGCCTTGCCGGCTTCTAAGGCGATATCTCCACAGTCGTGCAATACAAGGACCAGGGTGCCGATCCTATACATGCTGTTCGTCCAGCTGATAGACAGCAAAGATATGGCTGCAAAGTGATGAACATACATCTGCCAGGAGTCCTTGCGTTTGACAGCCCTAAACTGGAATATCAGTAGGTACCAGCAGTTGGCAGTTTGAAACATGTAATACCTTCTGATGTCATCTGTAACGCCCTGCAAGAGAtgatagtattattaaatagggtgtttgactgactttgttttatatttttattaaatattgacgtTAAACGAAATGGAATGCAGAGAGAATGATTAAAATTCGGTAAAAATTTAACGAGCTATAAGGCTTTAAATTTCGGTAGACGGGGAAgtgaaaaaactaaaaatgagATCATGGAGAATAATCTCACTACACGTATTCTGCacatggaaatattttaaatatgaataatagatttcgtaacaaattttaatgcagttttcacagaaggGGTTCTTAATCGTACTATTTACtggaaagtattttattaatgcatTCATAGGATGTATTATAGATACTAGCGCCCTGTTCCGGCTGCGCTTAGGTACAATTTACTCGATAGGTTTCTCGTTTACAAAAGTCCGCCTGTCTTGAAtgggtattattattaataaccagTAGTGGCGgtcagtttttaaaaaaatacgaaataaaagcTCGTCTCTACTACATGAAGGTAATTCATGTAAAAGTTGAAGGCACTTTTATTGTTACTAAGAATGAAGTAAATGTTACGACGcgaaagtataataattttttttgcgttcctttttttttaaacggtttgacaaaattattacttttagagCGGATTACGTCGAATTACCTGATGCGGGTAGCCATTGAAACAATTGTCGAAGTTCCAAAACCATTCCTTATCCCAAAGAACATAAAGGCCGTAAAGagtaacaaaaatgtaaaacacgAATTTCCAAATGCTCTCACAGAATTTAACCAATTGGGAAGGCTTGTTTGAGTTGCTGCGTAGACGCCACCACCTCTCCACTTGTCTCTCGGTCATGTCAACTTTCTTACTAAGCTTTGAGAACTGGAACATAGAACATAGAACAGAGTTTAGGGTGTTAATTTAAACGTGGTATCCAAAGGTAATGATTAGTTTCTATTATTTCTATTCAAGTTGTGCGTTATAGAGTTGTAGAGATAAGATGAACATGTTTAACGACCTCTTAGAATTGTACAATATCTTGTATAACCAGCCAGTTATTCTAATTTCTGTGCATATCTTCACCTTATAAATCAAATCTTTCTTCCGATTGCAGACTAAAAAATATAGTCTGCACTCGGAATATTCAAAATTAcggctataaaataaaatacagcaataaaataaattacggcaataaaataaaataaaaaaataatattaaattcggCATATTCAAAAAAAGTGAAAGTTTACGCATAAAAAgcagtgatattttaaataatttaatgattaccTAATAAAAAGTCGTTGTGAATAAACCGAATGCTTaacatatcataaaaaataaagaggCATAGGTTGACACATATACGTTGATATAATTAGGTtttcaaatacttaaataatcaaaatcaaatcataatttaaatgtccgaataaaattccaaataatacatacattagCTTTTTTAGGCGACGCCAAAAATGCAGTTTCCAATATATCATTATGCAGGAGTTTCCTTACGTTTTTTTCTGGAATGTTTAGCAATCTACCTAGTGGGATAAAACAATACCTAAAAATGAATAAACaggttaattataaatgtgaaaaacatcgattgaaaaatgttattttattagacCATAATAACAGGTACTTTATGCACGGACTCTACATTTACAAAACGAATTATTTTTCCTCATTTAAAGAACATAGTAAGTATCTAGGCTCATCATTGGGCAtcatgagatttaacatctgtGTATAACTAATGCCTGAGAAAAGCGACTACAGTGCAGTTTCGCGTAtctacttgatatttttttaattatgaaagtaTGAACGTTGTGTCATGTCAATGCAAAATTTCGGTTAGGCAAACATCTGCGAGTTACATTCTCCTAGGCTTGAAAACCTTGCTGAAGAATCTTGttttatgcaatattataatgaataataataaataagcgcCGATAGACTTGTTGGAAGTGAAACGggctgtcgagacgaatgtccgcagttgcAAAACCGATGGATGCGaacctctgacgtttctaaagttatgtgagtattctttgtgaatgatcacttgttttaacggtgaaagaaacaTTTTGAGtcaacttgcatacctgagaagttttctataatggtttctgtaattttaagggtatgtgatgTCTGCCAATCCGtattaagccagcgtggtggactaaggcctaattcctctcagtaatagaggaggcccgtacccaacagtgggacagtttgTATtataggactgatattataatttgatatcaTCAATCCCGAACAAATCAGATGTGAAACCAAAAAACTGGCACAAACTTTTGTTTCCagcttattaatattttgaatcgagAATTTACGGTACACAGCCCAAGTACGCCACCCTGCCATGAGATCATTGAGGAAATTATATGATTTATACGAGGTAAATTTGTTGAAACGGACATGACgttttaatataagaataaaaagacctttaaaacaaacattgaCTCATGACTTCATTATCGCATTGCATTATCATTCAACAGATTTTACTAACTTATTTtcggaatataaaaataaaatgttaacaaatagGTCTCTATACAAAGTATATACTAAACTAGTTTTTACTAGCATGATAACTATCGGCTTGAGTTGAGAGCCACTTACTTGGGCTCTAGGGCCATAGGGAGGCGTTACAGGGTCGAATTCGATGCATCTACTAACTTAACTTAGGTAATATCAATTAGAACTTATTGATTAATTAACATAGTTACCTTTAATTTCAAGTTTACTCACCTTTCCAACAgatatctaacaaaaaatatcatcgCACCAAATGGCAACACATATAGAAAATCATTAAGTTCTGAATACACCACACTTTTTCCAGGAGCATTTGTAACATCACTCCAAGATACATTCGCCGGCAACCACACCGATTCAGTCCAAAACCATTCCGATATTCTTGACATTTTGCACGATACTGTGTTAAGTTCGACACTCTTTGTAAAAAAGTTGATGTTACGAAAGAAATATATTCGAGGATAACTTGTACTGGAGAATTGCCGAAAGCTTACAATACCTATTTacagtctatattttatttaaggataGTGCCTGTTTTATTACACACGCCAGTTGTAATGTCAGACTGCAACTGTTGAAGCACGcgctaaatattaaacaataacccTGTAATCAGTGAAACACGCCAGATAATCAAGTCCAAAGATAAGAAATTGATATCGAAAAaagcataaataatatagattaactaataaatttattagtcaTTTTACGAGTACGGTTTATATAATGGGAGGGTCTCATTAGGAGGCAGACAAGTTCATTAGAAGGTAAGACGTTATTCACGGTCATCTAGTGGTGAATCTTCATTTACTTCAATTTATTTGGATCATGTGTCAGCGATCTTGTTGATGTCTATCTTACCTATAGATCAGTTAAGTTGTGAGTGAAATTTAGAGAGAATTCTAGTGGTGTAGAATATGCAGATTTTAGAGTCGCATTGCAGACATAaactacattttaatttgtataaatgtaaacaagctgatgtgataatttaataatttatgtaagtttggtaattaaaatttaaattaattaaaatacaaatcgatttcaacagttttaatttattttaagaactaCTTACTtggaagtaaataaaattgtaaaagattagttttaatttttaatgaaataagtaatagTTATTACCATTTCACTACTAGTTAGTAGATTCGTACTTATTTTGAGTAAGTTTAAGATTTTTATgagttttaagatttttttattaaaccctGATTCCCCCCCTTCATGTCTAAGGGTGGattaaaatattgcattgtTAAAGCCTAGCCTTATAGGATGAATATGCGtgagcatttatttatttaaaagcacaATATGTTAATCGGAAAATTCTGAGaatgacattgaaataacaAGGAAAAACAAACATGTCTAACAATACTAAAAATACATGCGTGATTCAACTTACTACAGCGACTCTAGTGAAGAatgtttattctaaaatatcaaatcaaacACTATCACATATCAATGAATACTAAACACGATAGATAACGTTATCTACTATCTGGGTACTGAAGGACCTATATTCGATTTCTGGTATCCCATATCAGACTTGTTCAACAACCATTTCCTACGTtatgaaattgaataaaaaatagttattgaATGAAATCGAACTGTCGCGAATGTTCCGTTTCTATTTAGGCAACCTCGAGATGGATTCCTAAATCAATGAGTATAtttattacgaaattattttacctatgtaggtaggtaggtactgggatatttgaataaaaaatattatgtaaaattaattattctaatcACCATAGGGTTGTAAAACAGTCATTGATCTTTGTAAGTTGTACATAAGTTTTACACAGACACTACACTACAAAACGGGTATCAATAAGTggtataatagtaaaataaaatagcaagtCACTTCAAACAGAACAGCACTAAATCACTAAATAGTCACTATTCAGAACAGTTGTAGAAGAACAAGTaagaatgttattttattacaaacatccCAATTGCACCTTAAACACAAGCGGCCACTTCACAATATGCAAATTGACTTCGGCCGGTGCTGACAATTGAGATGCAACTTTTTCTTATTGAGTATAATGTTATAAAGGAACctgttatttaaatatgcaCGAGAATAACTTACTTTAGCGTAATATACAATTTTGCAAcggtacaaattaatttatttaagattatttttagcaGACTAGCTCGGTCACGTAATTGTATTGGGTGCGGGCATCGAGTGCGAGGTACAACTTTTGCTCTGAGGTCTCTAGTCGGACTTGGGTAAGGGTATAATGGATTTTTATTCCCAGGTTGGACAAAACCTGGCTGTCGAACCAGTCGTGATAATTAATCTAATTCCGTTCTGCTAcgtattcaaaaaaatattggtttggCGCCAAATTGGAGTGGCCCGAGTGGATAAAGGCAGGTGGAAGagactattaattataattccaactacaaagaaaaacataataagtatttttcccACTTTTAGGTTTAGGCCTGCCAGAGTTACATCTCTATGTAACATTATTCCTATTCTAGTAAGGGGGCCGTAGATAGTACGCCTTTCTAAAATCATCTTAGTATGGCCctcgagtagaaaaacctaacaTCACACTCCCAGAAATCGAACCCGCACGCACGCACCCAATACAAGTCAGCTGTCGAGGCCATTGGAATTTTTAGGtacttaagtaatatttaaattttaaccctctattaataaatcttttttctttctttctttcttctttcttctaTGCTACCTAATAATGTATGTGCCCTATGGTTCTTGGAACCGTTCTATAATAGCCAC includes the following:
- the LOC115441319 gene encoding ceramide synthase 5 isoform X2 codes for the protein MSRISEWFWTESVWLPANVSWSDVTNAPGKSVVYSELNDFLYVLPFGAMIFFVRYLLERYCFIPLGRLLNIPEKNVRKLLHNDILETAFLASPKKANFSKLSKKVDMTERQVERWWRLRSNSNKPSQLVKFCESIWKFVFYIFVTLYGLYVLWDKEWFWNFDNCFNGYPHQGVTDDIRRYYMFQTANCWYLLIFQFRAVKRKDSWQMYVHHFAAISLLSISWTNSMYRIGTLVLVLHDCGDIALEAGKALKYAKYQNACNCTFVVFITVWIGTRIIFYPNYVIAISSEYAKTATMYYVLKAMLWMLFGLHLIWTWYILQIAYKAVRAGEVEGDVRSSDSEEIEISNHSD
- the LOC115441319 gene encoding ceramide synthase 5 isoform X1 yields the protein MTSYRHVKRHLVSCKMSRISEWFWTESVWLPANVSWSDVTNAPGKSVVYSELNDFLYVLPFGAMIFFVRYLLERYCFIPLGRLLNIPEKNVRKLLHNDILETAFLASPKKANFSKLSKKVDMTERQVERWWRLRSNSNKPSQLVKFCESIWKFVFYIFVTLYGLYVLWDKEWFWNFDNCFNGYPHQGVTDDIRRYYMFQTANCWYLLIFQFRAVKRKDSWQMYVHHFAAISLLSISWTNSMYRIGTLVLVLHDCGDIALEAGKALKYAKYQNACNCTFVVFITVWIGTRIIFYPNYVIAISSEYAKTATMYYVLKAMLWMLFGLHLIWTWYILQIAYKAVRAGEVEGDVRSSDSEEIEISNHSD